One genomic region from bacterium encodes:
- a CDS encoding SDR family oxidoreductase, whose translation MTIEFNNQIVLVAGGTGGLGRAVSLAFLAAGAEVIVTYRSESEFAALRESAPPSVSLAGQKVDVTDAAQVGAMVADIVARYGHLDALVNTVGGYSGGATLWETAPDVLEQMLALNLRAGFVLTRAVLPVMIKQRRGALVNIAAKAALDPAARGGVYAASKAAALAMMDALAKEVRGTGVRVNSVLPSTIDTEANRRAMPQANHAKWPKPDEIARVILFLCSDAGRVVHGAAVPVYGAD comes from the coding sequence GTGACCATTGAATTCAATAATCAGATCGTTCTTGTCGCCGGCGGCACCGGCGGGCTGGGTCGGGCGGTCAGTCTGGCGTTCCTGGCCGCAGGGGCTGAAGTGATTGTGACCTATCGGTCGGAGAGTGAATTCGCGGCGCTCCGGGAGTCGGCGCCCCCCTCCGTCTCTCTCGCCGGCCAGAAGGTTGATGTGACCGATGCCGCACAAGTCGGCGCGATGGTGGCCGACATCGTCGCCCGTTATGGCCATCTTGATGCGCTGGTCAACACGGTCGGCGGCTACTCCGGCGGCGCAACGCTCTGGGAGACCGCGCCGGATGTCCTTGAACAGATGCTGGCGTTGAACCTGCGCGCCGGCTTTGTGCTGACGCGGGCGGTCTTGCCGGTGATGATCAAACAACGGCGCGGCGCGCTGGTCAATATCGCCGCCAAAGCGGCGCTCGATCCGGCGGCCAGAGGCGGTGTCTATGCCGCCTCCAAGGCGGCGGCGCTGGCCATGATGGACGCGCTGGCCAAGGAGGTGCGGGGCACCGGAGTGCGCGTCAATTCCGTCCTGCCCAGCACGATCGACACCGAAGCCAATCGCCGGGCCATGCCGCAGGCGAATCACGCCAAGTGGCCCAAGCCCGACGAGATCGCGCGGGTGATCCTGTTTCTTTGCAGCGACGCCGGGCGTGTGGTGCACGGCGCCGCGGTTCCCGTCTATGGAGCCGATTGA